Within Amedibacterium intestinale, the genomic segment AAGGAGTAGATTATAATGAAAGAAATATTAGGAAAAATTGATGCTTTTTGCGCTTATATAATCGCAATTGCCTTGATTTTGATTTTGTTGATAACAAGTATAGACATCAATAGTTTCAATAAGAATTTTTATGCGTCGGCATATAAAGAACTAGAAACAGCAGAGACTTTGGGGATGACAGAAAAAGATCTAAATCTTGCGACAAATACGTTGCTGGATTATCTTCAGGGAAAAAGAAACGATATTAAAGAAGAAGTTAGCGTACAAGGTGTAAAAATGATGGCTTTCAATAGTAAGGAAGAAGCGCATATGATCGATGTTCGTAATTTGTATCGTTTCGCATTGCATATAAGAAATATCAGTATCGTTTTACTTGTGGTATCTCTTGTGTATTTGCTAGTTCGCTTGCGAAAAGGAACATGGACTCTTTTAAGTATTCAGTATATGAAAACCGCGATTTTGGCAGC encodes:
- a CDS encoding TIGR01906 family membrane protein; translated protein: MKEILGKIDAFCAYIIAIALILILLITSIDINSFNKNFYASAYKELETAETLGMTEKDLNLATNTLLDYLQGKRNDIKEEVSVQGVKMMAFNSKEEAHMIDVRNLYRFALHIRNISIVLLVVSLVYLLVRLRKGTWTLLSIQYMKTAILAAVFFAMLAGWAFVDFDAFWTTFHKIFFSNDLWLLDPATDLMINLFPAEFFSKLVFRIVGMFVASGGALFLGGYFYLRHQLNKLKGNEDAA